One genomic segment of Ancylobacter sp. IITR112 includes these proteins:
- a CDS encoding universal stress protein, with amino-acid sequence MSIRTILLHAAPDSGFNDRLAFAVGLARQTGGQLKAVYTLYPAGVPRVGRALSIYVNELVHEAREKEAALKAQFEAAITEAGVKGDWHTVEGEVTAALRDEVTFADVTVVSETRYGTVDDELAATLPEHLALACNGPIIVVPTAKPVPTRLGKVVVAWKPSREAGHAVRFALPVLALADEVDVLTVQESKADVAASGARLTAYLASHGVNAKHHHVAQGHANVVIPQEVQKLGADLLVMGIYSRSRLAEMILGGVTASLLVDPPAPLFVAH; translated from the coding sequence ATGTCGATCCGCACCATCCTGCTGCACGCCGCCCCGGATTCGGGCTTCAACGACCGTCTGGCCTTCGCTGTCGGGCTGGCGCGCCAGACCGGCGGCCAGCTCAAGGCGGTCTACACGCTCTACCCTGCCGGGGTGCCGCGCGTCGGCCGGGCGCTCTCCATCTATGTGAATGAACTGGTGCATGAGGCGCGCGAGAAGGAAGCCGCCCTGAAGGCGCAGTTCGAGGCCGCGATCACGGAGGCCGGGGTAAAGGGCGACTGGCACACGGTCGAGGGCGAGGTCACCGCCGCGCTGCGCGACGAAGTCACTTTCGCCGATGTCACGGTGGTGAGCGAAACCCGCTACGGCACGGTGGATGACGAACTCGCCGCCACCCTGCCGGAGCATCTCGCCCTCGCCTGCAACGGCCCGATCATCGTGGTGCCGACCGCCAAGCCGGTGCCGACCCGCCTCGGCAAGGTGGTGGTGGCGTGGAAACCCTCGCGCGAGGCCGGCCATGCCGTGCGCTTCGCCCTGCCGGTGCTCGCCCTCGCCGACGAGGTGGACGTACTCACCGTCCAGGAGAGCAAGGCCGATGTCGCCGCCTCCGGCGCCCGGCTGACCGCCTATCTCGCCAGCCACGGCGTCAACGCCAAGCATCACCATGTCGCGCAGGGCCACGCCAATGTGGTCATCCCGCAGGAGGTGCAGAAACTGGGCGCCGACCTGCTGGTGATGGGCATCTATAGCCGCTCGCGCCTCGCGGAAATGATCCTGGGCGGCGTCACCGCCTCGCTGCTGGTCGATCCGCCGGCGCCGCTGTTCGTCGCCCACTGA
- a CDS encoding cytochrome b/b6 domain-containing protein: MTPPAPAPLLAWDLPTRLAKWGLAALVGLAFLSRYYGDAGLVWHQWNGLAILVVVVFRLLWGLVGGSTARFAGFLRGPRAVLRYAASLLRGRPQHFLGHNPLGGWVVMALLGLVAAQGLTGLFTSDDIIVYGPMTSVASDETIRAASVWHQRLYPYLLALIGLHVASNIAYSLFGRDNLIRAMITGTKPAGRYDDRAPATPGRVGLALACLALAGLVVFGGIALAGGDPFP, translated from the coding sequence GTGACCCCTCCCGCGCCGGCGCCGCTGCTGGCGTGGGACCTGCCGACGCGGCTGGCCAAATGGGGGCTGGCCGCGCTGGTCGGGCTCGCCTTTCTCAGCCGCTATTATGGCGATGCCGGGCTGGTCTGGCACCAGTGGAACGGCCTCGCCATCCTCGTGGTGGTGGTGTTCCGCCTGCTGTGGGGGCTGGTCGGCGGTTCGACGGCGCGCTTTGCCGGCTTCCTGCGCGGCCCGCGCGCCGTGCTGCGCTATGCGGCGAGCCTACTCAGGGGACGGCCGCAGCATTTTCTCGGCCATAATCCGCTCGGCGGCTGGGTGGTAATGGCGCTGCTGGGGCTGGTGGCGGCGCAGGGGCTTACCGGCCTGTTCACCAGCGACGACATCATCGTCTACGGCCCGATGACATCGGTGGCGAGCGACGAGACCATTCGAGCCGCCTCTGTCTGGCACCAGAGGCTCTACCCCTATCTGCTGGCGCTGATCGGCCTGCATGTGGCAAGCAACATCGCCTATTCGCTGTTCGGCCGCGACAATCTCATCCGCGCCATGATCACGGGCACCAAGCCGGCCGGGCGTTATGACGACCGGGCGCCGGCGACGCCGGGCCGGGTCGGCCTTGCGCTCGCCTGCCTCGCTCTGGCGGGGCTCGTCGTCTTCGGCGGCATCGCGCTGGCGGGGGGCGATCCGTTCCCCTGA
- the dgcA gene encoding N-acetyl-D-Glu racemase DgcA — MTALRITPERFPIRGTFTIARGSKTEAAVVTVELRDGAHVGRGECVPYARYGESVEGVVAQLAALEKLVAEGLRREDLMSVLPPGAARNAIDCAMWDLDAKRSRMRAFEMAGLPAPQPVVTAYTLSLDTPDAMARAARAAIEEAGHELLKLKLGAEGDVARLKAIRAAVPQARLIVDANEGWTGDSLEAHLAACAKVGVELVEQPLPAADDASLANINRPVPVCADESAHGLESLDALAGRYDALNIKLDKTGGLTEALLLARAAQAAGLDIMVGCMVGTSLAMAPALLLTPLARFVDLDGPLLLAADRTPALRYEGSLVYPPEPALWG; from the coding sequence ATGACCGCGCTCCGCATCACCCCCGAACGCTTCCCCATTCGCGGCACCTTCACCATCGCCCGCGGCTCGAAGACCGAGGCCGCCGTCGTCACCGTCGAACTGCGCGACGGGGCGCATGTGGGGCGGGGCGAATGCGTGCCCTATGCCCGCTATGGCGAGAGCGTGGAGGGCGTCGTCGCCCAGCTCGCCGCGCTGGAAAAGCTGGTCGCCGAGGGGCTGCGGCGCGAGGATCTGATGAGCGTTCTGCCGCCCGGCGCGGCGCGCAACGCCATCGACTGCGCCATGTGGGACCTCGACGCCAAGCGGTCGCGGATGCGCGCCTTCGAGATGGCCGGCCTGCCGGCGCCGCAGCCGGTGGTCACCGCCTATACGCTGAGCCTCGACACGCCGGACGCGATGGCGCGGGCGGCGCGCGCGGCGATCGAGGAAGCGGGGCACGAACTGCTCAAGCTCAAGCTCGGCGCGGAGGGCGATGTCGCCCGCCTCAAGGCCATCCGTGCGGCGGTGCCGCAGGCGCGGCTGATCGTCGACGCCAATGAAGGCTGGACGGGCGACAGCCTGGAGGCCCATCTCGCCGCCTGCGCCAAGGTGGGGGTCGAACTGGTGGAACAGCCCCTGCCCGCCGCCGACGATGCGTCCCTGGCGAACATCAACCGCCCCGTGCCGGTCTGCGCCGATGAGAGCGCGCACGGGCTGGAGAGCCTCGACGCGCTCGCCGGCCGCTATGACGCGCTCAACATCAAGCTCGACAAGACCGGTGGGCTCACCGAGGCGCTGCTGCTCGCCCGCGCCGCGCAGGCGGCCGGGCTCGACATCATGGTCGGCTGCATGGTCGGCACCTCGCTCGCCATGGCGCCGGCGCTGCTGCTCACCCCGCTGGCGCGGTTCGTCGATCTCGACGGCCCGCTGCTGCTGGCGGCCGACCGCACCCCGGCGCTGCGCTATGAGGGCAGCCTCGTCTACCCGCCCGAACCCGCGCTCTGGGGCTGA
- a CDS encoding Lrp/AsnC ligand binding domain-containing protein: MVPFFMQIKCQLGRAYEVANAIADAEIASEIYSTAGEFDLLVKFYVPEGTDIGHFVNEKVQLFPGIQDTRTLITFKAF; this comes from the coding sequence ATGGTTCCCTTCTTCATGCAGATCAAATGTCAGCTCGGCCGCGCCTATGAGGTGGCGAACGCCATCGCCGACGCCGAGATCGCCTCGGAGATCTATTCCACCGCCGGCGAGTTCGACCTGCTGGTCAAGTTCTATGTGCCCGAAGGCACCGATATCGGCCATTTCGTCAATGAGAAGGTGCAGCTCTTCCCCGGCATCCAGGACACACGCACGCTGATCACCTTCAAGGCGTTCTGA
- a CDS encoding ABC transporter ATP-binding protein produces MDSQAPRSNGAAASEVAPGEPIIRVRDLVVGFGERVILNGLSLDVMRGEILGFVGASGGGKSVLTRTILGLVPKRAGTVEVFGQDLDGLTFKGRRALEQRWGVLFQQGALFSSLSVRQNIQFPMREYLDLSQRLMDELTIAKLEMVGLPADAAEKAPSELSGGMIKRAALARALALDPEILFLDEPTSGLDPIGAGEFDELIATLQQTLGLTVFMVTHDLDSLHTVCDRIAALAEGKVIAVGPIETMLASKHPWVSAYFHGKRARAAGFGSEGAR; encoded by the coding sequence CTGGACAGCCAAGCCCCCCGCAGCAATGGCGCGGCCGCCTCCGAAGTGGCCCCGGGCGAGCCGATCATCCGGGTGCGCGATCTCGTCGTCGGCTTCGGCGAGCGCGTCATTCTCAACGGCCTGTCGCTCGATGTGATGCGCGGCGAGATTCTCGGCTTCGTCGGCGCCTCGGGCGGCGGCAAATCGGTGCTCACCCGGACCATTCTCGGCCTGGTGCCCAAGCGCGCCGGCACGGTGGAAGTGTTCGGGCAGGACCTTGACGGCCTCACCTTCAAGGGGCGCCGGGCGCTGGAGCAGCGCTGGGGCGTGCTGTTCCAGCAGGGCGCGCTGTTTTCCTCGCTCAGCGTGCGGCAGAACATCCAGTTCCCGATGCGCGAATATCTCGATCTGTCGCAGCGGCTGATGGACGAACTCACCATCGCCAAGCTGGAAATGGTCGGCCTGCCCGCCGATGCGGCGGAAAAGGCGCCCTCCGAACTCTCCGGCGGCATGATCAAGCGCGCGGCGCTGGCGCGGGCGCTGGCGCTCGATCCGGAAATCCTGTTTCTGGACGAGCCGACCTCCGGCCTCGATCCGATCGGCGCGGGCGAGTTCGACGAGCTCATCGCCACGCTGCAGCAGACTTTGGGGCTGACCGTATTCATGGTAACCCACGATCTCGACAGCCTTCACACGGTCTGCGACCGCATCGCGGCGCTGGCCGAGGGCAAGGTCATTGCCGTCGGCCCGATCGAGACCATGCTGGCGTCGAAGCACCCCTGGGTTTCGGCTTATTTCCACGGGAAGCGGGCGCGCGCCGCCGGCTTCGGTTCTGAGGGGGCGCGCTGA
- a CDS encoding MFS transporter: protein MPLIAPRHAISAAYAGLFFGIGVFMPFFPVWLEGRGFDAAMIALALAVPQVVRLVTMPLGGLLADRSGRPRATLIIYAAATALCFAGIAFAPSASFILIGLGLAAVFWQPSLPVLDAYAVARRREGLIDYGRVRLWGSMAFIGGNLLAGGLLGGAFLVAVPPDTVIWLIVAASVAAALAAATLREVRPAPHEMPPGGPARRPSALKGLAPVLFVGMAAAALVQSAHAVLYAFASLMWQGKGLSSTLIGLLWSLGVLAEVVLFHYGTRVTRRLGPEKLLLIGGLAGVLRFSVMAMDPPLLFLLLLQPLHALTFGCTYLGAVELVARHAPPGRGASVQALAAWATAIAMAGATLVAGSLWQGFGPGAFVASAGLALAGTGLALLAGRLRQPQSAGSGG from the coding sequence GTGCCCCTCATCGCCCCCCGCCACGCCATCTCCGCCGCCTATGCCGGGCTGTTCTTCGGCATTGGCGTGTTCATGCCGTTCTTCCCGGTCTGGCTGGAAGGGCGGGGCTTCGACGCGGCGATGATCGCGCTGGCGCTCGCCGTGCCGCAGGTGGTGCGCCTCGTCACCATGCCGCTCGGCGGCCTGCTGGCCGACCGCAGCGGGCGCCCGCGCGCGACGCTCATCATCTATGCCGCCGCCACCGCCCTGTGCTTCGCCGGCATCGCCTTCGCCCCCAGCGCCAGCTTCATCCTCATCGGGCTCGGCCTCGCCGCCGTGTTCTGGCAGCCCAGCCTGCCGGTGCTCGACGCCTATGCGGTGGCGCGCCGGCGCGAGGGTCTGATCGACTATGGACGGGTGCGGCTCTGGGGTTCCATGGCCTTCATTGGCGGCAACCTGCTGGCCGGCGGCCTGCTCGGCGGGGCGTTTCTCGTCGCGGTGCCGCCGGACACGGTGATCTGGCTGATCGTGGCGGCCAGCGTCGCGGCGGCGCTGGCGGCGGCGACGCTGCGCGAGGTGCGCCCGGCGCCGCATGAGATGCCCCCTGGCGGCCCGGCCCGGCGCCCCTCGGCGCTGAAGGGCCTCGCGCCGGTGCTGTTCGTCGGCATGGCGGCGGCGGCGCTGGTGCAGAGCGCGCACGCGGTGCTCTACGCCTTCGCCTCGCTGATGTGGCAGGGCAAGGGGCTGTCCAGCACGCTGATCGGCCTGCTCTGGTCGCTCGGCGTGCTGGCGGAGGTGGTGCTGTTCCATTACGGCACGCGGGTGACGCGGCGGCTGGGGCCGGAAAAGCTGCTGCTGATCGGAGGGCTGGCCGGGGTGCTGCGCTTTTCCGTCATGGCGATGGATCCGCCGCTGCTGTTCCTGCTCCTCTTGCAGCCGCTGCACGCCTTGACCTTCGGCTGCACCTATCTCGGCGCGGTGGAACTGGTCGCCCGCCATGCCCCGCCCGGGCGCGGGGCGAGCGTGCAGGCGCTGGCGGCCTGGGCGACGGCAATCGCCATGGCGGGGGCAACGCTCGTCGCTGGGTCGCTGTGGCAGGGTTTCGGACCGGGCGCGTTCGTCGCCTCCGCCGGGCTGGCGCTGGCGGGAACGGGGCTCGCGCTCCTCGCCGGGCGGCTGCGTCAGCCCCAGAGCGCGGGTTCGGGCGGGTAG
- a CDS encoding LysE family translocator, whose product MPLSSQLLPLFLFALAGALTPGPNNMISAGSGAAFGFRRTLPQIWGVTFGFAVMVVAIGLGLGTLFLAIPYMHQTLKIVGSLYLLYLAWKIANADGPGGGAAVEQPMTLLQSALFQWVNPKAWTIALSIVPAFTTVGGEDLFAEVAMIALVSGIVTFPSLCLWAGFGALLARLLSTPRQQRLVNYAMAALVAASVVMLFL is encoded by the coding sequence GTGCCGCTGTCGTCCCAGCTTTTGCCGCTGTTCCTGTTCGCCCTCGCCGGCGCGCTCACGCCGGGCCCGAACAACATGATCTCGGCCGGCTCCGGCGCCGCCTTCGGCTTTCGCCGCACCCTGCCGCAGATCTGGGGCGTCACTTTCGGCTTCGCGGTCATGGTGGTGGCGATCGGGCTGGGGCTGGGCACGCTGTTTCTCGCCATCCCCTATATGCACCAGACGCTGAAGATCGTCGGCTCGCTCTATCTGCTCTACCTCGCCTGGAAGATCGCAAACGCCGACGGTCCGGGCGGGGGCGCGGCGGTGGAACAGCCGATGACGCTGCTGCAATCGGCGCTGTTCCAATGGGTGAACCCGAAGGCGTGGACCATCGCGCTGTCCATCGTGCCGGCCTTCACCACCGTCGGGGGCGAGGACCTGTTCGCCGAAGTGGCGATGATCGCGCTGGTCTCCGGCATCGTCACCTTTCCCAGCCTGTGCCTGTGGGCGGGGTTCGGCGCGCTGCTCGCCCGGCTGCTCTCCACCCCGCGACAGCAGCGCCTCGTCAACTACGCCATGGCGGCGCTGGTGGCGGCGAGTGTGGTGATGCTGTTCCTCTGA
- the thiD gene encoding bifunctional hydroxymethylpyrimidine kinase/phosphomethylpyrimidine kinase yields MAGSTPIAVTMAGSDSGGGAGIQADLKTFSALGVYGASVITALTAQNTRGVTGIHDVPPAFIAAQIDAVLSDLAVDAVKIGMLSRPEAIIEVAKGLARHGAATVVLDPVMIAASGDRLLVPEAIDTLRRELLPQALLITPNLPEAAALLDAALAEDLAGVRAQAQLLLAMGPRAVLIKGGHGEGPESVDVLLDSEGFVEFTAPRIVTRNTHGTGCTLSSAIAAGLAKGLGLREAVAAAKDYLTKALARSEELAIGQGHGPVHHFHAWW; encoded by the coding sequence ATGGCAGGCTCCACACCGATTGCGGTGACGATGGCGGGCTCGGACAGCGGCGGCGGCGCCGGCATCCAGGCCGATCTCAAGACCTTTTCCGCGCTCGGCGTCTATGGCGCCAGCGTCATCACCGCGCTCACCGCGCAGAACACGCGCGGCGTCACCGGCATTCACGACGTGCCGCCCGCCTTCATCGCGGCGCAGATCGACGCGGTGCTGTCCGATCTCGCGGTCGATGCGGTGAAGATCGGCATGCTCTCTCGCCCCGAGGCGATCATCGAGGTGGCAAAGGGCCTCGCGCGGCACGGCGCGGCGACCGTGGTGCTCGACCCCGTGATGATCGCCGCCTCCGGCGACCGGCTGCTGGTGCCGGAAGCCATCGACACGCTGCGCCGCGAATTGCTGCCGCAGGCGCTGCTGATCACCCCGAACCTGCCGGAAGCCGCCGCCCTGCTCGACGCAGCACTGGCCGAAGATCTCGCCGGCGTGCGGGCGCAGGCGCAGCTTCTGCTCGCCATGGGCCCGCGCGCGGTGCTGATCAAGGGCGGCCATGGCGAGGGACCGGAAAGCGTCGACGTGCTGCTCGATTCGGAAGGCTTCGTGGAGTTCACCGCGCCGCGCATCGTCACCCGCAACACCCATGGCACCGGCTGCACCCTGTCCTCCGCCATCGCCGCCGGCCTCGCCAAGGGGCTTGGGCTGCGCGAGGCGGTGGCGGCGGCGAAGGACTACCTGACCAAGGCGCTGGCCCGCTCGGAAGAACTCGCCATCGGCCAGGGGCACGGGCCGGTGCACCACTTCCACGCCTGGTGGTGA
- a CDS encoding DMT family transporter: protein MNALKGIALQVGATFLFTIMSALVRIVSDHVPTGEVVFSRSFFALFPLLALLAWRGEIGAAVRTANPLGHILRGTIGVCAMGLSFAALARLPLADATAISFASPLLTVMLAALLLGERVQIYRWVAVAVGLGGVVVMLWPHMHGSFDTPGHLIGALLALMAAAFTAGAMVQVRRLTQTETTASIVFYFQALAALAGLATAGWGWVLPSGREGALLLTIGFLGGVGQILLTESYRYAPASVVAPFAYSAMLWSLVLGFVLFAEVPPLLVLLGGAIVIGAGLFVIWRERQLGIDRTQDEAASTPPAAPAP from the coding sequence ATGAACGCGCTCAAGGGCATCGCGCTGCAGGTCGGCGCGACGTTCCTCTTCACCATCATGTCGGCCCTTGTCCGCATCGTCTCGGATCATGTTCCGACCGGCGAAGTGGTGTTCTCACGCTCCTTCTTCGCGCTGTTCCCGCTGCTGGCCCTGCTGGCGTGGCGGGGCGAGATCGGAGCGGCGGTGCGCACCGCCAACCCGCTCGGCCATATTCTCCGCGGCACCATCGGCGTGTGCGCCATGGGGCTGAGCTTCGCGGCGCTGGCGCGGCTCCCGCTGGCGGACGCCACCGCCATCAGCTTCGCCTCGCCGCTGCTCACCGTCATGCTGGCGGCGCTGCTGCTGGGCGAGCGGGTGCAGATTTATCGCTGGGTGGCGGTGGCGGTGGGGCTCGGCGGGGTGGTGGTGATGCTGTGGCCACACATGCATGGCTCCTTCGACACGCCCGGCCATCTCATCGGTGCGCTGCTGGCGCTGATGGCGGCGGCGTTCACCGCCGGGGCGATGGTGCAGGTGCGCCGCCTCACCCAGACCGAGACCACCGCCTCGATCGTGTTCTATTTCCAGGCGCTGGCCGCGCTGGCGGGGCTTGCCACCGCCGGCTGGGGCTGGGTGCTGCCGAGCGGGCGGGAAGGGGCGCTGCTGCTGACCATCGGCTTTCTCGGCGGGGTCGGGCAGATATTGCTCACCGAGAGCTACCGCTACGCCCCGGCCTCGGTCGTGGCGCCCTTCGCCTATTCCGCCATGCTGTGGTCGCTGGTGCTCGGCTTCGTGCTGTTCGCCGAGGTGCCGCCGCTGCTCGTGCTGCTTGGCGGCGCCATCGTCATCGGCGCCGGGCTGTTCGTCATCTGGCGCGAGCGCCAGCTCGGCATCGACCGGACGCAGGACGAGGCGGCCTCGACCCCGCCCGCCGCGCCGGCGCCGTGA
- a CDS encoding MlaE family lipid ABC transporter permease subunit produces MGAAEAPLLATARTGRELVFVGNGRWVAGQGRALEGSVDAALAEVAAGGSETARIDLSGVRSLDTLGAVVLDRLLQALDKANIRFQIVGLDRRFRPLLDDIIQGSHTNPPRRRQVNPVLGGIQLVGKTMASTAEDGLALLSFIGSVVSALLRVLVRPMTFRVTSMIYHLERTGLRAVPIVALITFLIGCIIAQQGIFHFRKFGATTYVVDMVGILTLRELGVLIVSIMVAGRSGSAFTAELGSMRMREEVDALRVMGFDPNEVLVLPRLIALIIAVPLLTFIGNMCALFGGGLVVWLYGGISPEIFLARLQEAIALNTFEVGMIKAPFMAAIIGLIACMEGMRVGGSAESLGAHTTASVVKAIFLVIVVDGLFAMFFAAIDM; encoded by the coding sequence GTGGGAGCTGCTGAAGCGCCGCTTCTGGCCACCGCCCGCACTGGCCGCGAACTCGTGTTCGTGGGCAATGGCCGCTGGGTGGCCGGGCAGGGGCGCGCGCTCGAAGGTTCCGTCGATGCCGCCCTCGCCGAGGTCGCGGCCGGTGGCAGCGAGACGGCACGCATCGACCTTTCCGGCGTTCGCAGCCTCGATACGCTCGGCGCCGTGGTGCTCGACCGGCTGCTGCAGGCGCTCGACAAGGCCAATATCCGGTTCCAGATCGTCGGGCTGGACCGTCGATTCCGGCCGCTGCTCGACGACATCATCCAGGGCAGCCATACCAACCCGCCCCGCCGCCGCCAGGTGAACCCGGTGCTCGGCGGCATCCAGCTCGTCGGCAAGACCATGGCGTCGACCGCCGAGGATGGGCTGGCGCTGCTGTCCTTCATCGGCTCCGTCGTTTCCGCGCTGCTGCGGGTGCTGGTGCGGCCGATGACGTTCCGCGTCACCTCGATGATCTATCATCTGGAGCGGACGGGCCTGCGCGCGGTGCCGATCGTGGCGCTGATCACCTTCCTGATCGGCTGCATCATCGCCCAGCAGGGCATTTTCCATTTCCGTAAATTCGGCGCCACCACCTATGTCGTCGACATGGTGGGCATCCTCACCCTGCGCGAACTCGGCGTGCTGATCGTCTCGATCATGGTCGCCGGCCGTTCCGGCAGCGCCTTCACCGCCGAGCTCGGCTCCATGCGCATGCGCGAGGAAGTCGACGCGCTGCGGGTGATGGGATTCGATCCCAATGAGGTGCTGGTGCTGCCGCGGCTGATCGCGCTGATCATCGCCGTGCCGCTGCTTACCTTCATCGGCAATATGTGCGCGCTGTTCGGCGGCGGGCTGGTGGTCTGGCTCTATGGCGGCATCTCGCCGGAAATCTTCCTCGCCCGGCTGCAGGAGGCGATCGCGCTGAACACGTTCGAGGTCGGCATGATCAAGGCGCCGTTCATGGCGGCGATCATCGGCCTCATCGCCTGCATGGAGGGCATGCGGGTGGGCGGCAGCGCCGAATCGCTCGGCGCCCACACCACCGCCTCGGTGGTGAAGGCCATCTTCCTGGTGATCGTGGTGGACGGGCTGTTCGCCATGTTCTTCGCCGCGATCGACATGTGA
- a CDS encoding cytochrome c, which translates to MVRRLTVALAAGMITAFAASLAVAQTDVVKERQALLKQFGDVTKPVGGMLRGSVPFDLAQVQAALEIYVKNAKVLPGLFPAGSDSDPDSDALPAIWSNKADFDARFAELGTDAAAARAAITDEASFKANFPGVIRNCGACHDNYRQKN; encoded by the coding sequence ATGGTCCGCCGCCTGACGGTTGCGCTTGCAGCCGGCATGATCACCGCTTTTGCCGCCAGCCTGGCGGTCGCCCAGACCGATGTCGTGAAGGAGCGCCAGGCGCTGCTGAAGCAGTTCGGCGATGTCACCAAGCCGGTCGGCGGCATGCTGCGCGGCAGCGTGCCCTTCGATCTCGCCCAGGTGCAGGCCGCGCTCGAGATCTATGTCAAGAACGCCAAAGTGCTGCCGGGCCTGTTCCCGGCGGGCTCCGATTCCGATCCCGACAGCGACGCGCTGCCGGCGATCTGGAGCAACAAGGCGGATTTCGACGCCCGCTTCGCCGAACTCGGCACCGACGCCGCCGCCGCCCGCGCGGCGATCACCGATGAGGCCAGCTTCAAGGCGAACTTTCCCGGCGTGATCCGCAATTGCGGCGCCTGCCACGACAATTACCGGCAGAAGAATTGA
- a CDS encoding UDP-2,3-diacylglucosamine diphosphatase, whose amino-acid sequence METLPSPFAGLIEGASEVNDAPEARRYRSLFLSDVHLGTKGCQADLLLDFLRYHDADTIYLVGDIVDGWRLRAGWYWPQTHNDVVQKLLRKSRKGTRMVYLPGNHDEFLRDYYGNHFGGIEVVETAIHEAANGKRYLVIHGDVFDVVVRHARWLAFLGDGAYTAALGLNTYLNWLRRKFGFPYWSLSQWAKLKVKNAVNFIGRFEEAVATEARRHKVDGVVCGHIHHAVIHDSFGVEYVNCGDWVESCTAIVEHADGRFELIDWARQTRARVKAPLLLERPKVAA is encoded by the coding sequence ATGGAGACATTGCCCAGCCCATTTGCGGGCCTGATCGAGGGGGCTTCCGAGGTGAACGACGCACCCGAGGCACGCCGCTATCGCAGCCTGTTCCTGTCCGACGTTCATCTGGGCACCAAGGGCTGTCAGGCTGATCTGCTGCTCGACTTCCTGCGCTATCACGATGCCGACACGATCTATCTCGTCGGCGACATCGTCGATGGCTGGCGCCTGCGCGCCGGCTGGTACTGGCCGCAGACGCATAATGACGTGGTGCAGAAGCTGCTGCGCAAGAGCCGCAAGGGCACCCGCATGGTCTATCTGCCGGGGAATCACGACGAATTCCTCCGCGACTATTACGGCAACCATTTCGGCGGCATCGAAGTGGTCGAGACGGCGATCCATGAAGCCGCCAATGGCAAGCGCTACCTCGTCATCCATGGCGACGTGTTCGACGTGGTGGTGCGTCACGCCCGCTGGCTCGCCTTCCTCGGCGACGGCGCCTACACCGCCGCGCTCGGCCTCAACACCTATCTCAACTGGCTCCGCCGCAAATTCGGCTTTCCCTATTGGTCGCTGAGCCAGTGGGCCAAGCTGAAGGTGAAGAACGCCGTCAATTTCATTGGCCGCTTCGAGGAAGCGGTCGCCACCGAGGCGCGCCGTCACAAGGTCGATGGCGTGGTGTGCGGGCACATCCATCACGCGGTCATTCACGACAGCTTCGGCGTCGAGTATGTTAATTGCGGCGACTGGGTGGAAAGCTGCACGGCGATCGTCGAACATGCCGACGGGCGCTTCGAACTGATCGACTGGGCCCGCCAGACCCGGGCGCGGGTGAAGGCGCCGCTGCTGCTCGAACGGCCGAAGGTCGCCGCCTGA